The following proteins are encoded in a genomic region of Phalacrocorax carbo chromosome 2, bPhaCar2.1, whole genome shotgun sequence:
- the LOC104043795 gene encoding uncharacterized protein LOC104043795 isoform X3 gives MAGQMQGAVTFEDVAVYLSRAEWDTLAEQQQELYHRVMLDNYELLTSLGYPGPKPDIVYRMERGEAPWVCMPQSPARQDRPGSPSPGCNGDRSWLEEPPSLWWPSAGRCCVPEEGMQRPCPAGGRYRQWRLYSRRLLNKLTSVTALEEQNKNADPQEHLYGEGFQRSGQNGQCTLVEATFLPENRVVDLKETILKDHCYSTMSMTQLLPCAPQPCPLREHDYCRNSEVSDSVFQDHEYCHVQMIPYQERVNKVTRLCKPRAMLHRLEKRGPQVGRIVRKSKQTMWFCKPCAKKQLACLRHSSDACCLSKPAISATVPPAKAEDNPAKGTSRAFCPAKQEAARCRPWRRGRSQGKMSEAPRRVVAAPPPSSAAVEMRKEVTCTKVSIRRKPQRAQPIQTPDVKRNLEGQQLVNSNYESLRDAYKVVIRTVDHMLDSICQNLELNSFSQRGGFWPTIVQIDS, from the exons ATGGCAGGGCAGATGCAG GGAGCTGTGACCTTCGAGGATGTCGCCGTGTACCTGAGCCGCGCCGAGTGGGACACCCTGgcggagcagcagcaggagctctACCACCGCGTCATGCTGGACAACTACGAGCTCCTGACGTCCCTGG GTTACCCTGGCCCCAAACCTGACATCGTGTACCGGATGGAGCGCGGGGAAGCGCCATGGGTCTGCATGCCGCAGAGCCCAGCGAGGCAGGACAGACCCGGCAGCCCCTCTCCAG GATGCAACGGGGACAGgagctggctggaggagccTCCCTCACTCTGGTGGCCCAGTGCTGGCAGGTGTTGTGTGCCGGAGGAGGGGATGCAGAGACCGTGCCCAG CAGGAGGACGGTACAGGCAGTGGCGTCTCTACTCTAGAAGACTGCTGAACAAGCTCACATCCGTCACAG CGCTGGAAGAGCAGAACAAAAACGCAGATCCTCAGGAGCATCTGTATGGGGAGGGGTTTCAAAGGAGCGGCCAAAACGGTCAATGCACCTTGGTAGAAGCAACATTCCTCCCAGAAAATAGGGTTGTGGATCTGAAGGAGACTATTTTGAAAGACCACTGTTACTCCACAATGAGCATGACACAGCTCTTGCCTTGTGCCCCACAACCGTGTCCTCTGAGAGAACACGACTACTGCAGAAACAGCGAGGTTTCTGACTCAGTGTTTCAGGACCACGAATACTGCCACGTGCAAATGATTCCTTACCAGGAGAGAGTTAATAAAGTTACTCGTCTTTGTAAGCCTCGGGCCATGCTTCACAGGCTGGAGAAGCGAGGACCCCAGGTAGGGCGAATCGTCAGGAAATCCAAGCAAACCATGTGGTTTTGCAAGCCTTGCGCCAAAAAGCAGTTGGCGTGTCTCCGACATTCCTCCGACGCGTGCTGTCTTTCCAAACCTGCCATTTCAGCAACTGTTCCTCCTGCTAAGGCAGAAGACAACCCCGCAAAGGGAACGTCTAGGGCATTTTGTCCTGCAAAGCAGGAGGCTGCACGCTGCCGGCCATGGCGTCGGGGCAGGTCCCAAGGGAAGATGTCAGAAGCGCCTCGTAGAGTGGTGGCTGCACCCCCACCCTCCAGTGCGGCTGTGGAGATGAGGAAGGAAGTGACATGCACCAAGGTGTCCATTCGCCGCAAGCCACAGAGGGCACAGCCCATCCAGACCCCTGATGTTAAGCGAAATCTCGAAGGACAACAACTTGTTAATTCGAATTATGAATCGCTGCGTGATGCCTATAAAGTGGTGATACGGACCGTCGACCACATGTTGGACTCCATATGCCAGAACTTGGAGCTCAACAGCTTCTCTCAGCGTGGGGGATTCTGGCCCACCATCGTTCAGATAGACAGCTGA
- the LOC135312172 gene encoding zinc finger protein LOC728743 homolog — MTELASPTGENPFAFPGGEEGLGDEKALVIHSQADEEAEKEFKCILCGECFGQQPSLARHQKHHAGERAFICAECGKAFSLKHNLIIHQRIHTGERPYQCGVCQKSFSLKQNLLTHQRIHSGEKPFSCQRCGKRFREQRFLLNHQRTHAEDRPGTAAEVRPGGSRSPEPNEATGSAFACAQCGKGFSCRSSLATHQRSHGGERPFACPDCGKTFSQKGSLKIHRRTHAGDTPFACTQCGESFAQKVNLTAHQRAHHGAEAALTE; from the exons ATGACGGAGCTGGCTTCGCCCACGGGCGAGAACCCCTTCGCCTTCCCGGGCGGCGAGGAGGGCCTGGGGGATGAGAAGGCGCTGGTGATCCACAGCCAGGCGGACGAGGAGGCGGAGAAGGAGTTCAAGTGCATCCTCTGCGGGGAATGCTTCGGCCAGCAGCCCAGCCTCGCCCGGCACCAGAAGCACCACGCCGGGGAACGCGCCTTCATCTGCGCCGAGTGCGGCAAAGCCTTCAGCCTCAAGCACAACCTCATCATCCACCAGCGCATCCACACCGGGGAGCGTCCCTACCAGTGCGGCGTCTGCCAGAAGAGCTTCAGCCTCAAGCAGAACCTGCTCACCCACCAGCGCATCCACAGCGGCGAGAAGCCCTTCTCCTGCCAGCGCTGCGGGAAGCGCTTCCGCGAGCAGCGCTTCCTCCTCAACCACCAGCGCACCCACGCCGAGGACCGGCCCGGCACCGCCGCCGAGGTCCGGCCCGGCGGCAGCCGCTCGCCGGAGCCGAATGAGGCGACCGGCAGCGCCTTCGCCTGCGCCCAGTGCGGGAAGGGCTTCAGCTGCCGGAGCAGCCTGGCCACGCACCAGCGCAGCCACGGTGGGGAGCGGCCCTTCGCCTGCCCCGACTGCGGCAAAACCTTCAGCCAAAAGGGTTCCCTGAAGATCCACCGGCGCACCCACGCCGGCGACACCCCCTTCGCCTGCACCCAGTGCGGCGAGAGCTTTGCCCAGAAGGTCAACCTCACCGCGCACCAGCGCGCCCACCACGGGGCCGAGGCCGCTCTCAC GGAATGA
- the LOC104043795 gene encoding zinc finger protein 343-like isoform X2 gives MAGQMQGAVTFEDVAVYLSRAEWDTLAEQQQELYHRVMLDNYELLTSLGYPGPKPDIVYRMERGEAPWVCMPQSPARQDRPGSPSPGCNGDRSWLEEPPSLWWPSAGRCCVPEEGMQRPCPGGRYRQWRLYSRRLLNKLTSVTGRSELLVAAAAGGVQPAESREQARVDFGPGKEGAEGDNQGVMENVTQSRGFSPHPALEEQNKNADPQEHLYGEGFQRSGQNGQCTLVEATFLPENRVVDLKETILKDHCYSTMSMTQLLPCAPQPCPLREHDYCRNSEVSDSVFQDHEYCHVQMIPYQERVNKVTRLCKPRAMLHRLEKRGPQVGRIVRKSKQTMWFCKPCAKKQLACLRHSSDACCLSKPAISATVPPAKAEDNPAKGTSRAFCPAKQEAARCRPWRRGRSQGKMSEAPRRVVAAPPPSSAAVEMRKEVTCTKVSIRRKPQRAQPIQTPDVKRNLEGQQLVNSNYESLRDAYKVVIRTVDHMLDSICQNLELNSFSQRGGFWPTIVQIDS, from the exons ATGGCAGGGCAGATGCAG GGAGCTGTGACCTTCGAGGATGTCGCCGTGTACCTGAGCCGCGCCGAGTGGGACACCCTGgcggagcagcagcaggagctctACCACCGCGTCATGCTGGACAACTACGAGCTCCTGACGTCCCTGG GTTACCCTGGCCCCAAACCTGACATCGTGTACCGGATGGAGCGCGGGGAAGCGCCATGGGTCTGCATGCCGCAGAGCCCAGCGAGGCAGGACAGACCCGGCAGCCCCTCTCCAG GATGCAACGGGGACAGgagctggctggaggagccTCCCTCACTCTGGTGGCCCAGTGCTGGCAGGTGTTGTGTGCCGGAGGAGGGGATGCAGAGACCGTGCCCAG GAGGACGGTACAGGCAGTGGCGTCTCTACTCTAGAAGACTGCTGAACAAGCTCACATCCGTCACAGGTAGGAGCGAGttgctggtggcagcagccgCTGGAGGAGTGCAGCCGGCAGAAAGCCGAGAGCAGGCACGGGTGGACTTTGGgcctgggaaggagggagcagagggggatAATCAAGGAGTCATGGAAAATGTAACCCAAAGCAGAGGATTCTCACCTCATCCAGCGCTGGAAGAGCAGAACAAAAACGCAGATCCTCAGGAGCATCTGTATGGGGAGGGGTTTCAAAGGAGCGGCCAAAACGGTCAATGCACCTTGGTAGAAGCAACATTCCTCCCAGAAAATAGGGTTGTGGATCTGAAGGAGACTATTTTGAAAGACCACTGTTACTCCACAATGAGCATGACACAGCTCTTGCCTTGTGCCCCACAACCGTGTCCTCTGAGAGAACACGACTACTGCAGAAACAGCGAGGTTTCTGACTCAGTGTTTCAGGACCACGAATACTGCCACGTGCAAATGATTCCTTACCAGGAGAGAGTTAATAAAGTTACTCGTCTTTGTAAGCCTCGGGCCATGCTTCACAGGCTGGAGAAGCGAGGACCCCAGGTAGGGCGAATCGTCAGGAAATCCAAGCAAACCATGTGGTTTTGCAAGCCTTGCGCCAAAAAGCAGTTGGCGTGTCTCCGACATTCCTCCGACGCGTGCTGTCTTTCCAAACCTGCCATTTCAGCAACTGTTCCTCCTGCTAAGGCAGAAGACAACCCCGCAAAGGGAACGTCTAGGGCATTTTGTCCTGCAAAGCAGGAGGCTGCACGCTGCCGGCCATGGCGTCGGGGCAGGTCCCAAGGGAAGATGTCAGAAGCGCCTCGTAGAGTGGTGGCTGCACCCCCACCCTCCAGTGCGGCTGTGGAGATGAGGAAGGAAGTGACATGCACCAAGGTGTCCATTCGCCGCAAGCCACAGAGGGCACAGCCCATCCAGACCCCTGATGTTAAGCGAAATCTCGAAGGACAACAACTTGTTAATTCGAATTATGAATCGCTGCGTGATGCCTATAAAGTGGTGATACGGACCGTCGACCACATGTTGGACTCCATATGCCAGAACTTGGAGCTCAACAGCTTCTCTCAGCGTGGGGGATTCTGGCCCACCATCGTTCAGATAGACAGCTGA
- the LOC104043795 gene encoding zinc finger protein 343-like isoform X1, which produces MAGQMQGAVTFEDVAVYLSRAEWDTLAEQQQELYHRVMLDNYELLTSLGYPGPKPDIVYRMERGEAPWVCMPQSPARQDRPGSPSPGCNGDRSWLEEPPSLWWPSAGRCCVPEEGMQRPCPAGGRYRQWRLYSRRLLNKLTSVTGRSELLVAAAAGGVQPAESREQARVDFGPGKEGAEGDNQGVMENVTQSRGFSPHPALEEQNKNADPQEHLYGEGFQRSGQNGQCTLVEATFLPENRVVDLKETILKDHCYSTMSMTQLLPCAPQPCPLREHDYCRNSEVSDSVFQDHEYCHVQMIPYQERVNKVTRLCKPRAMLHRLEKRGPQVGRIVRKSKQTMWFCKPCAKKQLACLRHSSDACCLSKPAISATVPPAKAEDNPAKGTSRAFCPAKQEAARCRPWRRGRSQGKMSEAPRRVVAAPPPSSAAVEMRKEVTCTKVSIRRKPQRAQPIQTPDVKRNLEGQQLVNSNYESLRDAYKVVIRTVDHMLDSICQNLELNSFSQRGGFWPTIVQIDS; this is translated from the exons ATGGCAGGGCAGATGCAG GGAGCTGTGACCTTCGAGGATGTCGCCGTGTACCTGAGCCGCGCCGAGTGGGACACCCTGgcggagcagcagcaggagctctACCACCGCGTCATGCTGGACAACTACGAGCTCCTGACGTCCCTGG GTTACCCTGGCCCCAAACCTGACATCGTGTACCGGATGGAGCGCGGGGAAGCGCCATGGGTCTGCATGCCGCAGAGCCCAGCGAGGCAGGACAGACCCGGCAGCCCCTCTCCAG GATGCAACGGGGACAGgagctggctggaggagccTCCCTCACTCTGGTGGCCCAGTGCTGGCAGGTGTTGTGTGCCGGAGGAGGGGATGCAGAGACCGTGCCCAG CAGGAGGACGGTACAGGCAGTGGCGTCTCTACTCTAGAAGACTGCTGAACAAGCTCACATCCGTCACAGGTAGGAGCGAGttgctggtggcagcagccgCTGGAGGAGTGCAGCCGGCAGAAAGCCGAGAGCAGGCACGGGTGGACTTTGGgcctgggaaggagggagcagagggggatAATCAAGGAGTCATGGAAAATGTAACCCAAAGCAGAGGATTCTCACCTCATCCAGCGCTGGAAGAGCAGAACAAAAACGCAGATCCTCAGGAGCATCTGTATGGGGAGGGGTTTCAAAGGAGCGGCCAAAACGGTCAATGCACCTTGGTAGAAGCAACATTCCTCCCAGAAAATAGGGTTGTGGATCTGAAGGAGACTATTTTGAAAGACCACTGTTACTCCACAATGAGCATGACACAGCTCTTGCCTTGTGCCCCACAACCGTGTCCTCTGAGAGAACACGACTACTGCAGAAACAGCGAGGTTTCTGACTCAGTGTTTCAGGACCACGAATACTGCCACGTGCAAATGATTCCTTACCAGGAGAGAGTTAATAAAGTTACTCGTCTTTGTAAGCCTCGGGCCATGCTTCACAGGCTGGAGAAGCGAGGACCCCAGGTAGGGCGAATCGTCAGGAAATCCAAGCAAACCATGTGGTTTTGCAAGCCTTGCGCCAAAAAGCAGTTGGCGTGTCTCCGACATTCCTCCGACGCGTGCTGTCTTTCCAAACCTGCCATTTCAGCAACTGTTCCTCCTGCTAAGGCAGAAGACAACCCCGCAAAGGGAACGTCTAGGGCATTTTGTCCTGCAAAGCAGGAGGCTGCACGCTGCCGGCCATGGCGTCGGGGCAGGTCCCAAGGGAAGATGTCAGAAGCGCCTCGTAGAGTGGTGGCTGCACCCCCACCCTCCAGTGCGGCTGTGGAGATGAGGAAGGAAGTGACATGCACCAAGGTGTCCATTCGCCGCAAGCCACAGAGGGCACAGCCCATCCAGACCCCTGATGTTAAGCGAAATCTCGAAGGACAACAACTTGTTAATTCGAATTATGAATCGCTGCGTGATGCCTATAAAGTGGTGATACGGACCGTCGACCACATGTTGGACTCCATATGCCAGAACTTGGAGCTCAACAGCTTCTCTCAGCGTGGGGGATTCTGGCCCACCATCGTTCAGATAGACAGCTGA
- the LOC104043795 gene encoding uncharacterized protein LOC104043795 isoform X4, giving the protein MAGQMQGAVTFEDVAVYLSRAEWDTLAEQQQELYHRVMLDNYELLTSLGYPGPKPDIVYRMERGEAPWVCMPQSPARQDRPGSPSPGCNGDRSWLEEPPSLWWPSAGRCCVPEEGMQRPCPGGRYRQWRLYSRRLLNKLTSVTALEEQNKNADPQEHLYGEGFQRSGQNGQCTLVEATFLPENRVVDLKETILKDHCYSTMSMTQLLPCAPQPCPLREHDYCRNSEVSDSVFQDHEYCHVQMIPYQERVNKVTRLCKPRAMLHRLEKRGPQVGRIVRKSKQTMWFCKPCAKKQLACLRHSSDACCLSKPAISATVPPAKAEDNPAKGTSRAFCPAKQEAARCRPWRRGRSQGKMSEAPRRVVAAPPPSSAAVEMRKEVTCTKVSIRRKPQRAQPIQTPDVKRNLEGQQLVNSNYESLRDAYKVVIRTVDHMLDSICQNLELNSFSQRGGFWPTIVQIDS; this is encoded by the exons ATGGCAGGGCAGATGCAG GGAGCTGTGACCTTCGAGGATGTCGCCGTGTACCTGAGCCGCGCCGAGTGGGACACCCTGgcggagcagcagcaggagctctACCACCGCGTCATGCTGGACAACTACGAGCTCCTGACGTCCCTGG GTTACCCTGGCCCCAAACCTGACATCGTGTACCGGATGGAGCGCGGGGAAGCGCCATGGGTCTGCATGCCGCAGAGCCCAGCGAGGCAGGACAGACCCGGCAGCCCCTCTCCAG GATGCAACGGGGACAGgagctggctggaggagccTCCCTCACTCTGGTGGCCCAGTGCTGGCAGGTGTTGTGTGCCGGAGGAGGGGATGCAGAGACCGTGCCCAG GAGGACGGTACAGGCAGTGGCGTCTCTACTCTAGAAGACTGCTGAACAAGCTCACATCCGTCACAG CGCTGGAAGAGCAGAACAAAAACGCAGATCCTCAGGAGCATCTGTATGGGGAGGGGTTTCAAAGGAGCGGCCAAAACGGTCAATGCACCTTGGTAGAAGCAACATTCCTCCCAGAAAATAGGGTTGTGGATCTGAAGGAGACTATTTTGAAAGACCACTGTTACTCCACAATGAGCATGACACAGCTCTTGCCTTGTGCCCCACAACCGTGTCCTCTGAGAGAACACGACTACTGCAGAAACAGCGAGGTTTCTGACTCAGTGTTTCAGGACCACGAATACTGCCACGTGCAAATGATTCCTTACCAGGAGAGAGTTAATAAAGTTACTCGTCTTTGTAAGCCTCGGGCCATGCTTCACAGGCTGGAGAAGCGAGGACCCCAGGTAGGGCGAATCGTCAGGAAATCCAAGCAAACCATGTGGTTTTGCAAGCCTTGCGCCAAAAAGCAGTTGGCGTGTCTCCGACATTCCTCCGACGCGTGCTGTCTTTCCAAACCTGCCATTTCAGCAACTGTTCCTCCTGCTAAGGCAGAAGACAACCCCGCAAAGGGAACGTCTAGGGCATTTTGTCCTGCAAAGCAGGAGGCTGCACGCTGCCGGCCATGGCGTCGGGGCAGGTCCCAAGGGAAGATGTCAGAAGCGCCTCGTAGAGTGGTGGCTGCACCCCCACCCTCCAGTGCGGCTGTGGAGATGAGGAAGGAAGTGACATGCACCAAGGTGTCCATTCGCCGCAAGCCACAGAGGGCACAGCCCATCCAGACCCCTGATGTTAAGCGAAATCTCGAAGGACAACAACTTGTTAATTCGAATTATGAATCGCTGCGTGATGCCTATAAAGTGGTGATACGGACCGTCGACCACATGTTGGACTCCATATGCCAGAACTTGGAGCTCAACAGCTTCTCTCAGCGTGGGGGATTCTGGCCCACCATCGTTCAGATAGACAGCTGA